Proteins co-encoded in one Nicotiana sylvestris chromosome 7, ASM39365v2, whole genome shotgun sequence genomic window:
- the LOC138873863 gene encoding uncharacterized protein, translating to MKAQTLADHLAENPIDDEYQPLITYFLDEEVNSVEAISEDTHAWKMFFDGAVNAKCVGIGAFLISPTGQHYPYTAQLQFFCTNNTAEYEACIMGINMAIDQNVEELLIMGDSDLIIRQALGEWETRDVKLIPCKKHVEDLSKRFKSIEFRYIPRCHNELTDTLATLASMLPYPGNAHIDPLEIQIRERHGYCNTIKEAPNTQPWYHDIKKFLKTQEYPEQASGDQKRTIRRRANGSIQSNNARSRCNQNGKRNVQALEMS from the exons atgaaagcccagacattagcggatcatttggctgagaacccgattGATGATGAGTACCAACCTTTGATAACTTACTTCCTAGATGaagaagtaaattcagttgaggcaatatctgaagacactcatgcttggaaaatgttctttgatggggcggtaAATGCAAAATGTGTTGGAATTGGGGCAtttttgatctcacccactggtcagcactatccataCACAGCTCAGCTtcagttcttctgtacaaacaacaccgccgagtatgaagcttgcattatgggtataaacatggcaatcgaccaaaaTGTCGAAGAGTTGTTGATCATGGGAGACTCAgatctgattatccggcaagccctaggagaatgggaaacccgagatgttAAGCTTATCCCTTGCAAGAAGCATGTGGAAGACCTCAgcaagcgattcaagtcaatagagttcaggtacattccccgTTGTCACAACGAATTAACCGacacacttgctactttggcctcaatGCTGCCGTATCCAGGCAATGCTCACATAGATCCCTTGGAAATTCAAATtcgggaaaggcatggttattgtaatACAATTAAAGAAGCACCAAATACCCAAccatggtaccatgacatcaaaaaGTTTCTGAAAactcaagaataccccgagcaagccagtggagaccaaaagagaaccattagacggcgCGCgaatg gttCAATCCAAAGCAAcaatgcaagaagcaggtgtaaccaaaatggaaaaagaaatgtGCAAGCACTAGAAATGTCTTAG
- the LOC138874201 gene encoding uncharacterized protein, whose protein sequence is MWVFFSGLIDAAATGGSNYVKRVGKDHHRFKRFTKWTTEKCNKHYPRYQLLMYGVRHSPPIEESVGRARLASSVGATTVLLVHFCLQLNVESWFKCINDPESQ, encoded by the exons ATGTGGGTATTTTTCTCCGGGTTAATCGATGCAGCTGCAACAGGAGGGAGTAATTATGTGAAAAGGGTAGGGAAAGATCACCATAGGTTTAAGAGGTTCACTAAGTGGACAACAGAG AAGTGCAACAAGCATTATCCCCGCTATCAGCTTTTGATGTATGGAGTGAGGCACTCTCCTCCCATTGAGGAATCTGTGGGCAGGGCAAGACTTGCTTCTTCTGTTGGAGCAACCACCGTACTTCTG GTACACTTTTGTCTCCAGTTGAATGTGGAATCTTGGTTCAAGTGTATAAATGATCCAGAAAGTCAATGA